The nucleotide window TCTGCGCAAACATTTTGTGCCTGTGCCAGACGTTGTGGATAAAGTATTGGCTGTTGTTACGCCCGATAACAAACCATTAACTGAAATGATTGGCTTGCAATTAAAACGTTTAACCGGCGTAGACATTCCCAAAGACGCTTGGTTAGAAACCCAAGTAGATGACTATTACCGCTTTAATATCCATGTGGTGGACGATAAAGGAAAAATTATCGCCAGCAGCCGCGATTTGGATTCACTGCGAAATAAATACCGTGAGCGGGTGCAACAAAATATTCAATCGGCAGCAACCGATATTGAGCGCGATGCGATTACCAGTTGGGATTTTGATGAGTTGCATAAGTCGATTCAATTACCACGGGGTGGTATTAGTATTCGTGCGTATCCGGCACTGGTAGATAAAAATACCAGTGTCGCGTTGCAAGTACTCGATAGCCCGTTGCAGGCGTTGGATTTAACCCAGCGCGGTCTTGCTCGCTTGGTATATTTGTCGCTTGCACAAACGGTTAAATATTTGCAAAAAGAATTACTAAAAGGGCAAGAGGTTGCATTGACACTGGCTGGAATTGGAAACCGCGAGCAAGTAGCTGATGATTTGATTATGGCCGCGATCAAACAACTTGCGGTTCCGGATCAACAGCAGTTGCCACGCTCAAAGCCGGAATTTGATGCTTGTGTGGCAAATATAAAAGATAAGCTAACTGCATATGCGCAAGAATTGGCTAATCATCTTGTCAGTAGTTTGAAATTATTGGTCGATGTTAAAAAACAACTTAAACAGCAAAAAAATATGCTGATATTGGCGTATACGATCAGCGATATTAATCAGCAATTAAGCCAGCTTTTTTATCCGGGGTTGGTCTATAAAACGCCGGCGCAATGGTTGTCGCAATATCCAAAATATATGCGCGGTATACAGCAACGTTTGGAAAAGGCGGCGCTCAATCCACAGAAAGATAAGCTGCAATTGGCAGAGGTTGCGCCACACTGGCAGCGTTTGGTGGATTATCTTGCGAAAGAGGGCGAGTATCGCCTCACGCAAAACGCAGCACTGCAAGATTACCGCTGGTGGATTGAGGAGCTGCGTATTTCTCTATTTGCCCAAACCCTGAAAACCCAAGTGCCGGTATCGGATAAGCGTTTGGATAAACAGTGGGAGCAAGCCATGTTGGATGCGCAGGGATGACGGGTAGGGTTAGGTTGAGTTAACGGGTAGCGTTAAAAAGTGTTTAGCTGCTGTAACAAAGCCGGTGAATGTAAGTCTATCGGCTAAGCATTTGGTATTGGGCAGATTATTGATGCCATTATCTAACCGGACGCTGGATACACCGCTAGCCCTGTCGCCTTGGCTGTGCTAGTTTTTCTGTCGGCCTTACCGCCGTCAATAACACATAACCTGCTGGAGTGTATTATGAATAACAAAATTTCTTCCATGTCTGCTTTGTTCGGCGCTGCCGTTGTTGCATCGGCTGCCTTGGCTCCTATCGCATCTGCTGCTGATGCAAATTTTACCGCGACTTCGCTGAATGCCGGTTACACCCTGGCAGATAATAGTTCTGCCAAATCTGAAGGTGAGCACAAATGTGGCGAAGGTAAATGCGCCGCAGAACACAAAAAGTCTGATAAAGAAGGCAAATGTGGTGAGGGCAAGTGCGGCGAAGGAAAATGCGGAGCCGATAAAAAAGCCGAAGGTGAAGGCAAATGTGGCGAAGGAAAATGCGGTGAAGGCAAGTGCGGTGGCGATAAAAAAGAAGAGAAAAAAGCCGAGTAATGCGAGTTGATCCTGCCGCAGTGGATTACACCGCTGCTATTAGCGGCGCAGGCCTTGGCTTGCGCCGCAGCCTCTTGAATACGCTGGAGCAATCAGCGCCGGACGATATTCATTTTATGGAAGTCGCGCCGGAAAATTGGATTAATGTTGGTGGACGTTTAGGTAAAAAATTCCGTTCATACACCGAACGTTTTCCCTTTGTTTGTCACGGCCTTTCGTTGTCCATTGGTTCACCTGCACCGCTTAATACAGAATTATTATTGGCGATAAAAAAATTCATGCATGAACACAGTATTCGCTACTACAGCGAACATTTGAGTTATTGCAGTGATCACGGCCAGCTTTATGATTTACTCCCTATTCCGTTTACGGAAGAAGCAATCGATTACGTCGCTGAACGTATCCAGCGTGCACAAGATATTCTCGGGCAGCGTATCGCCATTGAAAACTCATCGTATTATTGTGCGCCCCAGCAAGAAATGAGCGAGAGCGATTTTATTAATGCCGTGATAAAAAAAGCGGACTGTGCGCTCTTGTTGGATGTTAATAATATTTACGTGAACAGCATTAATCACCGGTACGATCCTTACGAATTTTTGGCTAGCTTACCGGGTGAACGCACAGCCTATATTCATATTGCTGGCCATTTTGAAGAAGCAGAGGATTTGCGCGTGGATACGCACGGCACGCCCGTGATTAACCCCGTGTGGAAACTACTGGAAAAAACCTATGAATTATTTGGCGTAAAACCCACTTTGTTGGAGCGGGATTTTAATATTCCACCGCTGCCGGAATTGATGAGTGAATTGGAAGAAATAAAAAAACGCCAGAAGCTATTTGCAACGGGAGCGCCGTTGCGATGAAAACATTCCAGCAAACTCAATTGGCATTTGCACAGCATATGCGCGCACCACATGAATATCCTGCACCGGCAGGAATAGAAGATCGTCGTGTGGGTATTTACCGCGAGTTGGTGTACAACAATATCGAAAGTTTGATTGCGACGGTTTTTCCTGTGCTGCGTTCGTTGTTGTCAGATTCCCATTGGCACAGCATGGTGCAGGATTTTATCCAGCACCATGAATGCAAAACGCCCTATTTTTTGGAAATCAGTGAAGAGTTTTTGCATTATCTTGTGCAGGAGCGTGGTGTGCGTGAGGGTGATCCGCCATTTTTGTTGGAGCTGGCACACTATGAATGGATTGAGTTGGCACTGGATGTGAGTGAAGATTCTATTCCCCCGGCAGGGGATTTGCCTGCCGATCTTATGGCTGCAAAACCGCGAGTCTCTCCTTTGGTCGCTGTTCTCGCGTATCAATATCCCGTCCATAAAATTTCCCCACAGTATCAACCGCAGCTTCCTGAGCCAGCGTATTTGGTTGTGTACCGCAACCGTGCGGATAAGGTATGTTTTATGGAAACCAACCCACTAACCCAGCGATTGTTGTCGTTATTGCAATCCCGGTCAGATACTTTGGCTGATGTTGTGGCGACTATCGCTAAAGAGCTTGGGCATCAAGATAACAGTGATTTGGCTGCTAGTGCGCTGGAGCGGATAACCCATTTATGCAATGCAGGTGTGATTAGTCACTTTGAGTGATATTTGTACGGTGCTGCACTCTTTTTAGTCAGTGGTTGACATTTTGATTATCAAAATCGAAAAAAATACGCAAAAAAATAGATTTTTGATCTAAAACCACGCCCAATCACAAGACTTCGTCATTTTTCTTTCTATACTTGATGCGCGTATTCGGTGCGTTTGTCATATTTCTGTAACTTTATGGTCACACAATGGCAATGCGACTGAAACACAAGTGTCATTATTTCAATAAGCCTGATCCCCGATGGCCAGGAATTGGACATCAAAAAACACACATCAAAGGAGTCAACTCCATGAAAAAATCATTATTAGCGTTGCTGATCGCTTCCGTTATTCCCGCAGCTGCATTTGCCGATGTTGTTGTCTACGGTAAAGCAAACCTATCTGTGCAAAATGCAGATGAAGCTGAAGAATCAAAATTGGAACTCGTGAGCAACGCCTCACGCATTGGCGTTAAAGGCAGTGAAGAAATCAATTCGGGCCTCAAGGCAATCTATCAGTTTGAATATCAAACCGAGGTTGATGATGGTGCTGGTGGCTCCTCTAACCAAACGTTTACCCAGCGCAATATTTATGTAGGCCTGCAGGGCAGTGGCGGCACCATTATTGGTGGTCATTTTGATACCCCGGTGAAAACGGCTCAGGAAAAAGTGGATCTTTTCAATGACCTCGAAGGTGATATTAATTATCTGGTCGATGGCGAAACCCGTTCCAAGAATATTGTTCAATACACCACTCCTGCCTCATGGGGCGCTTTTGCAATCAATATTGCGGGTGTTGCTGCTGAAAATAATGCTGCAGATGATGGCGTGTCTGCTTCTGTTACTTACACCACACCGGCGTTTTATGTAGCGCTTGCTGCAGAGCAGGACGTCAGTGCGCAAACCATGGATATTTTGCGTTTGGTTGGCCGTTATACCGTGGGCCCAGTTCAATTGGGCGCTTTGTTTGAACAATCATCCGTCAGTGCGTCTGTTGCGGGTACTGCCGTGGATTTGGATTCTGATGCGTGGTTAGTGTCGGCAAAATATAATGCAACCGATAAGTTTGCCTTGAAAGCACAGTACGGTGATGCGGGTATGGATGTCACCGCCGGTGGCTTGGTGGTTGATGCAGGTGGCGACTCTTTGAGTTTGGGTGCCGATTATTTGTTATCTAAAAATACCACTTTGTTTGGTTATTACACTCAAGAGACAGCTGAAGTTGATTCTGATGAAGTAGTGGACGATAACTGGATTGGTGTAGGTATTGATCTTAAGTTTTAATGGTAAGGTTGATCCAACAAAGGGTGCTTAGGCACCCTTTGTTTTTTCTTACACTTGTTTTTTTATATTTGTTTTTTGCTTAATACAGCGCTGGGGATACTAATGAAACCTATCATTTTTACAATGCAGTTATTGTTTATATCATCGCTGCTTACCTCTGCGGCATTTGCGGATGATGAGTGTGGCGCTGCAGTTGATGCCGCTGACTCCATGAATGTTAATCAAAAGGAATGTGACTATAGCGATAAAGGATTAAACGGATTTCTTCATAAGGCATTTAAAAAAGGGAATGATGGTGCTGTGTTGGAGACTACTGATAGCAATCCATCATCATTAGCCAGTGCACAGGAAGAAAACATCCAGCGTAATTTCTCCGCATCTGTTAAGTCATACGCATTAACCGAAAGTAAACAACCAGTAAAAAAAGCGCAGGGCTTTTCACTGGAAGTGGAAGTTGATCAGTGGGCGAACTTGCCCGTAGCGAGAGCGCAGTTGTTGCCCAAGGCATTGGAGAAATGTGGAAAAGGCTTTTCTATCACAGGTGAGCATTATCGCAGTTTGGCCATGGGGCGAATTGAACTGCAGTTGCAGTTTGAATGTGATAAATAATGTAAGGTTTGAAAATAAAAAAGGTCACAGCAATGTGACCTTTTTTACAGCTATCGGCTTTTACTATTTCGCGTAATTCACTACCGCGATGTAATGCATAGCGGTGGGTTTGTTTTCCACAAAGCCTGGAATAAATTTGGATTTTTTCAGTGAGCTTTCGATGCTATCGGCATCGGCTTGTTTGCGCAGCGCCGCTTCAATAGTGCTGACGGTTTCTACTTTTCCGTCGGCTTCAATATTGGCCATCACACGGGTCATTTTGCCTTCGGCAAAAAATAATTTACCATCGCCGCGCTCTTTGGTGGTGTAGTGCGCATACCAGTCACTGGTGTCCAAACGTTCTTGCGGTGCGAAATAGTGAGTGCCGTATTGTGCTTGCAATGTGCCCAGGTTCGGCAGCAATACAATCGGAGCCTGGGTTCCGCCCAATGAATAGACAACGCGCATTTGCATTCTTACCGGTACGGTTTTTCCGTCGATAGTTGCGGGTTCAAAGGTGGCGGATTTCAATGCAGACTCAGTGACTTTTTGCATGGAAACCAACGGGCTGTTTTCGTAGCAATTAACAGCGTTGATATTACCGGTGCTCATCACATCGGCCTGGCAATAAACCGCAACGGTTTTTACACCTTCGCCAAAAGAAGCGGGCAGGGTAATCTGTTTAGTTAATGTTTCAGCAGCATTGCCGAAGTTAGCAGGGGTATAAGCAGTGGCGTAGCTCGCAAATGGGGCTGCAGCCGCTACAATTGCCAGTGAGCGGATCAATTTTTTAAGAATATTGTTAGTCATTTTAGTGCTCCTCGTGAATCAATAAACGGCAACCTGCACCCTTTCGGGTCAACGATCTCCGAACTCATTGTCAGATTAGCACCGGCCTTAGCACACTATTGTGAATAGTTTGTGACAATTTCAGGCTTAAACAGAAAAAAGTTAAAAATTTTTTGTTATTTACACCATTTTTATAAAAATCCTTACGGGAAAATAATGGCAAGCAAAAAAAGCCACCCGAAGGTGGCTTGTGTAATCCTTTTAAATAAATCTCCGTTAAATCCATTTCCTTATAGGCGGGACATCCTGTCTCTCCCTGTCCTTTTTTAAAAGTTGTAGCTGATGTCAAGGCTGATGCTGGTGCCCACTTCTTGACGAAGGATGGTGACATCTTGCCCTTGCACATTGGTTTGGGTGATTTCACGATCTTCATCCAGCAAGTTGCGCAGTTTTGCTTTGAGGATGAGCTGCTCAATTGGATAGTAGGAATAGGTAAAATCCAGCGAACTAAACGGTTGCTCAAAGGCGTCGTCGTGACCAGTATCAACAGCAGCGAGTGTCAGTTTTTCACCGGCGATATTGTAGGAAAGCGCTGCGCCGTGTTTACCATCATCCGAGTCATAACCCAATTGCGCATTGAGCACGTAAGGCGATTGACCGCTCATAGTGCGAACGCTATTGGTGTAACCGCCGTTGGTGGGTGAAACCACTTCTGAATCACTTAAGGTCAGGTTGCCTGAGACGAAGAAGCCGCGCTCAAGATTCCATAAGCCTTCAAATTCCACACCGTAGAGCTCGCCAGACAATGCGTTTTCAAAACTCATGATGATGTCGCTGTCTGAACCGGGTTCCAGTTTTTGTTCGATAGGATCAGTGATGTCTTTGTAGAACAAAGAAACGGTCAGGTTGTTGCCGCCATCGAAATACCATTCACCACGTAAATCGATATTATCCAACATGGAATCGCGCAGGTTTGGATTGCCGCGCACGCGGATATTCAATTCAGGATCGATATAAACCACATCGGCCATTTCACGCAGGTCAGGGCGCACCACCGTTTGCGCATAACTCAAACGCAACTGGAAGGTTTCTGAATTCATGAAGCCATCGTTGATGTAGGTTAATGCCGCCGATGGATACACATCATCACTGCGACGAGTGTAAGTCTGGTTTTCGTTTTGCAATTCCTTGATCAGGTTTTCCAGCGTAATGCCGGTGTAATCGAGCAGATCGAGTGGCAACAGCGCGGTGCGGAAATCTTCGTAGCGCGCACCAGCGGTGATGCGCCAGGTATCGCTCAGGGTTGCATCGATCATCCCGTAAAACGCATCGGTCATTTGCCCGGCAATATAACTTTCAGTACCGAAACCGCGGCTCATGGTCAATTCAAAATCGTTGTTGAGATTACTGATGTTGCTATCGGTAAACACATCGCCCGGCATGCCTTCCAGGAAGTTGCCGCCACCCACATCAATCAGCGCGGTGTAACCAAAATATTGGCGCGATTTGTCGTTGTAGCTATAACCACCGCTGAGCGTAACTTCGGCGTTGTCAAACAACAGGGGTAATTTTGCATTCCAGCCGTGGCTTATTACATCGTCTTGCAAATTCAAAAATGCAAATTGTGCCGATGAATTGGAGGTAATGCGTGTGCTGAGAATTTCACCGGTTTGTGGATCTACCGTGTTATCACCGCCAATGGTGGTTGCGCCGGGAATATTGGTTTCCACTGTGGAATCCGAATAAAACCAATCGACACTGATATCACCCAAGGTATTGCCGGAAAGTTGGTCGAATTTGTGCGTACCCAAGGCTTGGGTAATTTCAACTTCGCGATCCTGATAGCGAGTTTCGTAGGTAACTTTTTGGTTGCCGTCCGCCAAATTGTTGTTGCTGTTTTGCGCAAAGGTAATGGCTGCTTCATCGGTTTCGTTACCGATCAACATGTAACTGGCTTCGATGTTGTGCATGTCTTGATAGTTGATACCGACACCAATCGAACCCAGTTCTTTTGTGTCTTCCTGGGTGCGTTTAGTGGAAGAGTAGGTGACATCGGGTGAGCCTACGCCTTGGCGGATTTGGTTTTTGTTGCGCCATTCGGTTTTTTCTGACCAGTTGAGAATGCTGCCGACAGTCCAATCGTCACCAATATCCCAGGAGTTGCCGAGTGCAACCGAGCCGTTTTGATCCAAGGGTGAATCATCTTCGCGGATAGCGACATCGCGGTTTAATGACAGCATCAAACTGCGGTTGATCGCAATCGATTCTTGCGCTTGTTCGGGCGTCACACTGTTATCGACTTCGGTGCTCAGAATACGGCGGATGCCGTTGATATCCAGATAGCCTTGGTAAGTGTCCAATGCTTGGTCAATCGCTTTTGGTAAGCCACTGGTTTTACCGCCACCTGAATAGGTGATATCGCCATCGCCGCTATTGGTATTGGTGCCGGTGCCGAGGGTGATGTTAAAAATAAATTCGTCCGGAACACTCTTGGTGCGGATGTTCACGTTGCCGCCGCCAAAGTGCGCGGGCAGGTCAGGTGAATAGGATTTTTGGATTTTTAAACTATCCACGATGGATGCGGGAATAATATCCAGCGGTAATACATTGCGCGTTAATTCTGGCGATGGCACTTGAGCACCGTTCAATTGCACGCTGGAGTAACGTTCACCAAGGCCGCGCACATAAACGTATTTGCCCTGATTTAAGGTCACGCCGGTCACACGGGTGAGCGCGACGGCAACATTGGAGTCACCGGTACGGGAAATTTGGTCTGAACCCATCAGGTCAGCAGCGAACGCATCTTCCATACGCTCCTGCACAATCGTTTGTGCACCGCTTTGTTGGCGGCCGGTGACTAACATTTCTTCCAGCACGGGCGCTTCTATCGCAGGCATTGGAATGGCTTGTTGTTCATCTGCTTCCTGGGCGAAGCCGGGTTGTGCCAACACGGAAAGAGAGGCCGCAGAAATGGCGAGAAATAATTTGTGACGGTTGAGTAAACAGTTTTGCATGGTCATAACCTTTTCTGATTCGTTGGTCTGCAGGGCTTGGCATCCGGTGTTATCAAAAAGAGAGGCGCCCTAGGGCGCCTCTTTTCCGTTGCCAGCAACAAGGCGTATGTATGCCCTGAATTAGTTGGCGGTCATGCCTACAGTCCAGCCTGAAACCCAGTCGTTGCTTTCGCTAACCGCACCGATGAAGTTCACGCTGTCAAAGAAGTCGTTGCTTCCTGCAACCGGTGCAGTGGTAGTAGAAGGTTTTTCAGACAGTTTGGTCACGTCGGTTACCGGTACAGTGATCGCCGCCGCGTTGCCATCGGTCATGCTTGCCAGAGTCAGGTAAGCGCGTGGGTTGGTGGCCAAATCTTTGAGGATGTTGGCTGGCAAACCACCGGTGAAAGCAGAGTCGATTACCACGTTGTTGTTACCTGCGGCGGTGAACCAGGTTTTCAGGTTGAAACCAGCATTGCTTGGGTCAACCTTGCCGGTTTTGATCGCTTCGGTACAGGCAACTAGGGTGCTCTTAACAACAGAGATACCTGCTTCCATCGCATCACCAGTTTGTGGGCCTTCGGTATCGTCGTGTTCAAAACATTCGTTAGATGACATGCCGGTGGCGTTAGAGGTAATGATTGAGTTGTAGATTTCGAACTGGGTGCCTTCACGCAGCAATGGGCCTTCTGAGTCGCCTTTAGAGGTTGGGAAGGTGCCTTGGTTGGTATCAACCGCGCTGGTTACACAGGTGTGGTTGGAGATACGTGGGTGAGTCATTGGCAGAATGCCATCGCCACGGCCTTCGCCAGTGTTGTCGCCTTCGATACAACGGTTTGCACCAGAGGTGTGGATGGCCAGTGCGAATTGGATGTTACCTACGTAACCGTCAGCGAAGTCGAAAGAGTCATCGGCAACGTTCACAGCAACTACGTGCTTGAGGTTTACTGCACCGCCGAACATTTCAAAGCCATCGTCACGGGTAGAGTAGGTTTGTACGTAATCGACAACAGTGCCTGAGCCAACAGCATAGAAAGTAATACCGTTCAATTCATTGCCATCAACTACTTCATAACCGGCGTGCTTAACAACAACGTAACGCAATACGCCTGATGATTCGCTGTTGTTGTTACCACCGTAAGTGCCTGGGCGGCCTTCAGAGGTCACGTGACAGTTGCTTGGGTCGGTACACTTGTTGGTCAAGCCTTGGCCGAGGATTTGGATACCACCCCACAGGCCGCGATCACCTTCGGTCGCTGATTTTTCAATCAAATCTTTGGTCGCACTGAATACGATTGGTGCTTCTTTAGTGCCTTCTGCAAAAATTTGTGAGCCGCGCGCTACACGTACGTAATCAACCGGGTTGCTGAATGCTAATTTCGCACCTGCTTTAATGGTCAGGATGGGGCCAGCACCTGCTGCTGGTACTTTAACGCCAGCGGCAACATCGTTGGCATCTACATCTTCACCAATAAACAAGCTGTCCTGGAAGATATGTACGCCGTTGTTTGCAAGGGCAGGGATTTCAAGGTCAGTAGTCAGTGGGCGGGTATCGCTTACAAAGGTTACGCCGTAAGTACAGTTATTACCGCTGAAGGTCCCCTGGAATTTTTGACCGCCCAACTCATAAGAGGCGCAAGGGTTAGTGGCAACTGAAGAGCTGCTGGCACCGTTGTTGTTAGTGGTGTTGTTGTTTGAATCAGTCACAGTGTTGCTTGGGTTCAAATTGATATCGCCACCACCACAGGCAGCCAGGGTTGCAGCGAGTACATTCAATGCAAAAAGATTTTTCAGTTTCATGGGCCACTCTCTTCTAGTAAGGGAACTCTGATAAGGGAAATGTGAACGCTGCGGCTTTTGTGATAGCTGTCCGCTTCTGCGTTTGTGGCGCTATCTTTGATGACAAATATGAAATCTGGACGACAGTTTGATGAAAGTTTTATTTCGGTTAGATGTCAGAAATATGTCAAAAAGGCTTTGTTGCAATTTGTAACTGGCGCAATTTTTCGCGGTAAAGGCGGTTGTTGGCGGGGGGATGATTGGTTAAAGTGACCGGCATAGCGCCCATCCTATCGGGCAGATGTACTTTCTCTTTTTCCGCAATTCAGGTTCGTCATTCAGCCAAGAATCGCTTGCCTTATCTTCCAGGGAACTTATGAAACTTAATCTCTCGCCTTCATCGTCTTTCTCCTTACGTCCATTGGTTGCCGGGTTAGCGGTTGCATTGGGCTTGGTCATTCCACTTGGCGTGTTTGCGCAGGATGACCAAGAGGCCGCAGACCAGGATCCCTGGCAGGGATATAACCGTGCCATGTTTAAATTCAATGATGCGGTTGATCGCTGGACACTCAAACCTTTGGCGAAAAGTTACAAATTTGTCATGCCCGATCCATTAGAAACCGGTGTTGGGAATATTTTTGACAACATCCAGGAAGTACCCAATGTGATCAACGGCGTATTGCAGTGGGATCTCAAAGGTGCCGCGCATGACACCGGGCGTTTGCTGGTAAATAGCACCTTGGGGATTGGCGGTTTGCTGGACGTTGCCAAATACATGCATTTGCCAGCCGACGAA belongs to Cellvibrio sp. pealriver and includes:
- a CDS encoding DUF692 domain-containing protein — protein: MRVDPAAVDYTAAISGAGLGLRRSLLNTLEQSAPDDIHFMEVAPENWINVGGRLGKKFRSYTERFPFVCHGLSLSIGSPAPLNTELLLAIKKFMHEHSIRYYSEHLSYCSDHGQLYDLLPIPFTEEAIDYVAERIQRAQDILGQRIAIENSSYYCAPQQEMSESDFINAVIKKADCALLLDVNNIYVNSINHRYDPYEFLASLPGERTAYIHIAGHFEEAEDLRVDTHGTPVINPVWKLLEKTYELFGVKPTLLERDFNIPPLPELMSELEEIKKRQKLFATGAPLR
- a CDS encoding DUF2063 domain-containing protein; the encoded protein is MKTFQQTQLAFAQHMRAPHEYPAPAGIEDRRVGIYRELVYNNIESLIATVFPVLRSLLSDSHWHSMVQDFIQHHECKTPYFLEISEEFLHYLVQERGVREGDPPFLLELAHYEWIELALDVSEDSIPPAGDLPADLMAAKPRVSPLVAVLAYQYPVHKISPQYQPQLPEPAYLVVYRNRADKVCFMETNPLTQRLLSLLQSRSDTLADVVATIAKELGHQDNSDLAASALERITHLCNAGVISHFE
- a CDS encoding porin, with translation MKKSLLALLIASVIPAAAFADVVVYGKANLSVQNADEAEESKLELVSNASRIGVKGSEEINSGLKAIYQFEYQTEVDDGAGGSSNQTFTQRNIYVGLQGSGGTIIGGHFDTPVKTAQEKVDLFNDLEGDINYLVDGETRSKNIVQYTTPASWGAFAINIAGVAAENNAADDGVSASVTYTTPAFYVALAAEQDVSAQTMDILRLVGRYTVGPVQLGALFEQSSVSASVAGTAVDLDSDAWLVSAKYNATDKFALKAQYGDAGMDVTAGGLVVDAGGDSLSLGADYLLSKNTTLFGYYTQETAEVDSDEVVDDNWIGVGIDLKF
- a CDS encoding TonB-dependent receptor domain-containing protein, yielding MQNCLLNRHKLFLAISAASLSVLAQPGFAQEADEQQAIPMPAIEAPVLEEMLVTGRQQSGAQTIVQERMEDAFAADLMGSDQISRTGDSNVAVALTRVTGVTLNQGKYVYVRGLGERYSSVQLNGAQVPSPELTRNVLPLDIIPASIVDSLKIQKSYSPDLPAHFGGGNVNIRTKSVPDEFIFNITLGTGTNTNSGDGDITYSGGGKTSGLPKAIDQALDTYQGYLDINGIRRILSTEVDNSVTPEQAQESIAINRSLMLSLNRDVAIREDDSPLDQNGSVALGNSWDIGDDWTVGSILNWSEKTEWRNKNQIRQGVGSPDVTYSSTKRTQEDTKELGSIGVGINYQDMHNIEASYMLIGNETDEAAITFAQNSNNNLADGNQKVTYETRYQDREVEITQALGTHKFDQLSGNTLGDISVDWFYSDSTVETNIPGATTIGGDNTVDPQTGEILSTRITSNSSAQFAFLNLQDDVISHGWNAKLPLLFDNAEVTLSGGYSYNDKSRQYFGYTALIDVGGGNFLEGMPGDVFTDSNISNLNNDFELTMSRGFGTESYIAGQMTDAFYGMIDATLSDTWRITAGARYEDFRTALLPLDLLDYTGITLENLIKELQNENQTYTRRSDDVYPSAALTYINDGFMNSETFQLRLSYAQTVVRPDLREMADVVYIDPELNIRVRGNPNLRDSMLDNIDLRGEWYFDGGNNLTVSLFYKDITDPIEQKLEPGSDSDIIMSFENALSGELYGVEFEGLWNLERGFFVSGNLTLSDSEVVSPTNGGYTNSVRTMSGQSPYVLNAQLGYDSDDGKHGAALSYNIAGEKLTLAAVDTGHDDAFEQPFSSLDFTYSYYPIEQLILKAKLRNLLDEDREITQTNVQGQDVTILRQEVGTSISLDISYNF
- a CDS encoding VacJ family lipoprotein yields the protein MKLNLSPSSSFSLRPLVAGLAVALGLVIPLGVFAQDDQEAADQDPWQGYNRAMFKFNDAVDRWTLKPLAKSYKFVMPDPLETGVGNIFDNIQEVPNVINGVLQWDLKGAAHDTGRLLVNSTLGIGGLLDVAKYMHLPADEDEDFGQTLAVWGVGQGPYLVLPFLGPSTVRDGFGKPIDWYTDPTTYIDHVRTENTVRAFELMDTRASLLDLEKNITGDRYTFVRDVYLQRRDYLINNGEVEDDFGSEDFDEEDFDGEF